From the genome of Biomphalaria glabrata chromosome 1, xgBioGlab47.1, whole genome shotgun sequence, one region includes:
- the LOC106066949 gene encoding cilia- and flagella-associated protein 53-like, giving the protein MMVSKHIPRTREYRGIQPNSVAIKAKMPSKRPPDWLVMKNRETEERIKALQFEVKDQHMRNIRTDFETSGDKKFLQLNIRSRIQSLTKANEYNLECRREKLRNLFELEEANYLKEMDEQQETVIERQAKMRERAKFLKDKREAERLAFVQEKYDQQFKAQCEELRSTLSKRHQDQVCLERLEQLRHKDEIAQEEKAISDMYDKLWEQDMLEKAAREEREAKDLQERNRGMVDVLRKQMAALEAQKEEANRLKEEEAQLMKEQQAMWKMEDEIAHQEKLRKQQATRDMLDHSLAFKARKKAKEEQEQLAFDLKILEQLIEESRNEALETMQRKKELREEDQRFRSYLKQLMEDEKAREKELEKLIQNEVEAAWEKRIDQWRKERVARKLLLEDVMAGRAKQIQERLQENQRQQLEAAREKEELQQKIAENQRLEAEQTLKHKQAYINHQNDLISQIEYNSKLREEERAYELDEYLKAQQAEREYQTRIKQVLDNPTHDKLHPMRRAMLNQAQNQTLF; this is encoded by the exons AGAACGCATCAAAGCCCTTCAGTTTGAAGTCAAAGATCAGCATATGCGAAATATACGAACAGATTTTGAAACGTCAGGAGATAAAAAATTTCTGCAACTTAACATCAGAAGCCGTATTCAGTCACTGACCAAGGCTAATGAATATAATTTAGAATGTAGAAGAGAAAA ACTTCGCAACCTATTTGAACTGGAAGAAGCAAATTACCTGAAGGAAATGGATGAACAGCAAGAAACAGTTATAGAAAGACAGGCAAAAATGAGAGAACGAGCCAAATTTCTCAAGGATAAAAGAGAAGCTGAAAGATTAGCTTTTGTTCAAGAAAAATATGACCAACAATTTAA GGCACAGTGTGAGGAGTTAAGATCCACTTTAAGCAAAAGGCATCAGGATCAAGTTTGTCTTGAGAGATTGGAGCAGCTTAGACATAAAGATGAGATAGCTCAAGAAGAAAAAGCCATATCAGACATGTATGATAAACTTTGGGAGCAAGACATGTTGGAAAAAGCCGCTCGTGAAGAGAGGGAAGCAAAGGATCTACAAGAAAGAAATCGCGGAATGGTAGATGTACTTAGAAAGCAGATGGCAGCTCTTGAGGCTCAGAAAGAGGAAGCCAACAGACTGAAAGAGGAAGAGGCTCAACTTATG aaagagcaACAGGCTATGTGGAAGATGGAAGATGAAATTGCGCATCAAGAAAAATTACGGAAACAGCAGGCTACCAGGGACATGCTTGATCATTCCTTGGCATTCAAAGCAAGAAAGAAAGCTAAAGAAGAGCAAGAGCAATTAGCATTTGATTTGAAAATATTGGAACAACTTATTGAAGAATCTCGTAATGAAGCTTTGGAAACAATGCAGCGAAAG AAAGAACTTCGTGAAGAAGATCAGCGTTTCAGAAGTTATCTTAAGCAATTGATGGAAGATGAGAAGGCTAGAGAAAAGGAGCTTGAAAAGTTAATTCAAAATGAAGTTGAAGCAGCATGGGAGAAACGTATTGATCAGTGGCGTAAGGAAAGAGTGGCCAGAAAACTTCTTTTGGAGGATGTCATGGCAGGAAGAGCCAAACAGATACAAGAAAGAT tacaagAAAATCAGCGACAACAACTGGAAGCTGCTAGAGAAAAGGAAGAATTGCAGCAAAAAATAGCAGAGAATCAAAGGTTGGAAGCTGAACAGACTTTGAAGCATaaacaagcttatattaatcACCAGAATGATCTAATAAGTCAGATAGAATATAATTCAAAGCTTCGTGAAGAGGAGAGAGCATATGAATTAGATGAATATCTGAAAGCTCAGCAAGCTGAGAGAGAGTACCAAACTAGAATAAAACAGGTTTTAGATAACCCTACACATGATAAACTTCATCCTATGAGGCGGGCAATGTTGAATCAAGCTCAAAATCagactttgttttaa